From the Kitasatospora atroaurantiaca genome, the window GGCGGGTGGAACCCCTGGACGCCCGCGATGTCGGCGCCCAGGTACCCCCAGGCGCCGGCGGGCAGTGCGGTGGCGTTGTCGGGCGGTTCGGTGCCCTGGTAGTTGTCGCCGCTGAAGCCGGCGAACCCGGCCTTGTGCATACAGGAGACGGCCAGTGACGTGCGGAGCTGCGCGTCCCGCTGAATGTCCTGGTCGCCCCAGTTGTAGGCGGAGAGCGGAAGCCCGGTCATTCCGCCGCGCCCGGAAGCCGGAGCCTGCGGGGTTCCGGATATCGGTGGCGGCGTCAGCTTCGTTTCCGGGGCCTTTGCCGGGGACGAGCAGCCGGAGATCAGTACCGCCGGCGTTGCGAGCAGCGCCAATCCTGCGCGTCGGTATCTGCGGGCGGATGCGTCCACGCTGGAATTCCTGTCCGCGCGGCGTGGGGGTGGGTGGCGTGGCCGCGCCAGAACCGGACACTAGCCGGGCGGTCCGGCCTTGGCCACCGGTTCGGTGACGAAGGAAGGTGAGCTCCATCACGGCATTCCGCCGTGGCTGCGGAAATCTCCCGGGGCGTCGGATCCGGAATCGGAATCGCCCATTCCCGTGGCAGTCCGAGTACTACAGGTCGGACGTCGGTGTCGGCCCCTTCGGGAGGGGCCGACACCGGTGTCTCAGAGCACCTCGACCGCCGCGCCCGCCAGCCGCCGGCGGCAGTCCAGCACGTACCGGGCGTGCGCGACCACGGCCTCGTAGTCGAACTCGTCGTGGTCGGCCAGCAGCACCACCGCGTCCGCCGCCGCCAGTTCCTCCGGGGTGGCCTCGACCCGCCGTACGGCTGCGAAGGGGTCGCCGTGGGCGTCCTGCTCGGGCGTGCGCTGGCCGGGGATCACCGGCTCGGGCACGTGCACCCCGACCACCACGTGCGGGTCGGCGGCGCGTACCTCGGCGCCCATCCTGGTGAGCAGCTCGGCGACCCGGGCCGCCGGGGTCTCCCGGGCGTCGCCGGTGTTCTTCTTGTAGGCGAGCCCGAGCAGCAGCACCCGCGAGCCCTTGACCGAGCGCTGACGGTCGTTCAGCGCCTCCACCAGTCGGCGCACCACGTAGTCGGGCATGTGGCTGTTCACGTCGTTCGCCAGCTCCACGAAGCGGAACGACTGCCCGAGGGCCCGCTCCACCCGCCAGGAGAGATAGGACGGGTCGATCGGCAGGCAGTGCCCGCCGACGCCGGGGCCGGGGGTGAAGCGCAGATAGCCGAAGGGCTTGGTGGAGGCCGCGTCGATGGCCTCCCAGACGTCGATCCCGAGATCGTGGGCGAACATCGCCAGCTCGTTGACCAGGGCGATGTTCACGTGCCGGAAGGTGTTCTCCAGCAGCTTGGTCAGCTCGGCCTCCTTGCACGAGGAGACCGGCACCGTACGCTCGACCAGCTGCCCGTAGAAGCCCTCGACCGCCGAGAGGGCGGCCGGGGTGATGCCCGAGACCACCTTGGGTGTGTTCTCCAGCCGCCAGGTCGGGTTGCCCGGGTCGATCCGCTCTGGGCTGTAGCCGAGGTGGAAGTCCGTACCCGCCCTCAGCCCGGAGCCCTCCTCCAGCAGCGGCGCCAGCAGCTCCTCGGTCGTCCCCGGGTAGGTGGTCGACTCCAGCACCACCGTGGCGCCGGGCCGCAGGTGCCGGCCGAGCAGCCGCGCCGAGGCCTCGATGTACGAGAGGTCGGGCACCCCGTCCCGCAGCGGGGTCGGCACGGTGATCACCGCGACGTCGAAGCCCGCCACGTCGGCCGGGTCGGCGGACGGAAGGTAGGCGCCGCCGTCCAGCAGCGGGCGCAGCCGCTCGGCCGGGATGTCCTCGACGTACGACTCGCCGACGGCCAGCCGCTTGATCCGCCGCTCGTCCACGTCGTAGCCGACCACCTGGTGCCCCACCTCGGCGGCCCGGACGGCCAGTGGCAGCCCGACATACCCCTGACCTGCGATGACGACGCGCATGACGAAGTACCCCCTCCATCGCGATGACGGTGTCCCCACACCGTCTTCACAAGAGAGTACGGAGAGCCGATCCCAAGCGTGGCACTTCAGACAAATAGGCCAGGACCCGTGGCGCCCTCCAGGAAAGGGCGCCACGACTCCCGACAAAGGGGCGCGGGCGCCCCCACCCAGGGCCGCCCGGCCACGCACTCCCGACCCCCATCGGGGTGCGTCTGCGCCACCACAGCCATCCCCCACGGTTGGGTGCGGCGGGCACAGGCACCATCCTGCGCGCCGACCATGGACGGACAGTGACAGGAGTATGTCCAGTTCGTGTGATCTCCGAAGCGTGATCGAACCGGACTCGCTCGGCCGCACAGCCGGTCGCACCGCGTGCGTGTCGGCCGTGCGGCGTAGGCTGGAGGCCCCCGGGCGCACCGCGTGCCGGGCCGTTCGCGTTGCCCGGCCGGTCTCTCCGGCGCCCGGGCACTCCAGCCACGGGACGAAGAAGAGACTCGATGAGCCTGTCCGGACTGCTCGATGTCGTCGTACGGGATGCCGCCCTCGCCGAGGCGATCGAGGCGGCGGCTGCCGGGCACCGGCAGCACCTCGACCTGGTGGGGCCGCCCGCGGCCCGGCCGTTCGCGATCGCCGCACTGGCCCGTTCGCTGGCCGGGCAGGCCGGCGAGCGAGGGCGGCCCGTACTCGCCGTCACCGCGACCGGCCGGGAGGCCGAGGACCTCGCCGCCGCCCTCCGCTCCCTGCTGCCCGCCGACGCGGTCGCCGACTTCCCGGCCTGGGAGACGCTGCCGCACGAGCGGCTCTCGCCGCGCTCGGACACGGTCGGC encodes:
- a CDS encoding nucleotide sugar dehydrogenase; amino-acid sequence: MRVVIAGQGYVGLPLAVRAAEVGHQVVGYDVDERRIKRLAVGESYVEDIPAERLRPLLDGGAYLPSADPADVAGFDVAVITVPTPLRDGVPDLSYIEASARLLGRHLRPGATVVLESTTYPGTTEELLAPLLEEGSGLRAGTDFHLGYSPERIDPGNPTWRLENTPKVVSGITPAALSAVEGFYGQLVERTVPVSSCKEAELTKLLENTFRHVNIALVNELAMFAHDLGIDVWEAIDAASTKPFGYLRFTPGPGVGGHCLPIDPSYLSWRVERALGQSFRFVELANDVNSHMPDYVVRRLVEALNDRQRSVKGSRVLLLGLAYKKNTGDARETPAARVAELLTRMGAEVRAADPHVVVGVHVPEPVIPGQRTPEQDAHGDPFAAVRRVEATPEELAAADAVVLLADHDEFDYEAVVAHARYVLDCRRRLAGAAVEVL